In a single window of the Methanofollis ethanolicus genome:
- a CDS encoding GNAT family N-acetyltransferase yields MPADLGDLLRLKKDQVGPAAEMLARAFGQDPKIDYFAPDDGTRGAIARHHFEFLLRYGLIYGEVYATSPRLEGVAVWLPAKKVEITLWRALRAGLFRFRKGVGKEALERILSFSEYVDGLHRRHMPGPHHYLFFIGVDPTFQGKGYASRLIRPILDRLDREGLPCYLVTQNEQNVALYEHYGFRVIEKSLVPGTEVGNWAMVWEGGKNPGSATR; encoded by the coding sequence GTGCCGGCAGACCTCGGCGACCTTCTGCGCCTGAAAAAGGATCAGGTCGGCCCTGCTGCCGAAATGCTCGCCCGGGCTTTCGGGCAGGACCCGAAGATAGACTATTTCGCTCCCGACGACGGGACGCGGGGGGCGATCGCGCGTCACCACTTCGAGTTCCTGCTCAGGTACGGCCTGATCTACGGGGAGGTCTACGCGACATCGCCGCGACTGGAGGGCGTCGCGGTCTGGCTCCCCGCAAAAAAGGTGGAGATCACCCTCTGGAGGGCGCTTCGGGCCGGACTCTTCCGGTTCAGGAAGGGAGTCGGGAAAGAGGCCCTGGAACGCATCCTCTCCTTCTCGGAGTACGTCGACGGCCTCCACCGCCGGCATATGCCCGGCCCTCACCACTATCTCTTCTTCATCGGCGTGGACCCGACCTTCCAGGGAAAGGGGTATGCGAGCCGCCTGATCCGTCCGATACTCGATCGCCTGGACAGGGAGGGACTCCCCTGCTATCTCGTCACCCAGAACGAGCAGAACGTGGCGCTGTACGAGCACTACGGGTTTCGGGTGATCGAAAAAAGTCTCGTCCCGGGGACAGAAGTGGGGAACTGGGCGATGGTGTGGGAGGGAGGAAAAAATCCCGGTTCCGCTACGCGGTGA
- the thiI gene encoding tRNA uracil 4-sulfurtransferase ThiI, whose translation MGTVLLRFGELFLKSEAVKKVYMRMLRQNIDLALTAAGAEHDIEVRRDRILVHGPDVDGIAGVVSRTFGIVDVAVCTRTGTTIPEMGAAALERARRHLRAGMSFAVRAKREGVEGYTSPEIGAEVGSVIYDAIPGLRVDLSHPDYEVFVEARPYGGLVYDERIPAPRGLPFGTQDRVLTLLSAGIDSPVASWLMMRRGCTVTHLSLDAGRWQGAAVRDAVLRHHAVLSTWCMGRPLDLVVADMEPFFDAMTASGEYHYRCILCKRFMARMADAVARKERALAVVTGDNLGQVASQTLANLGVIEAAATLPVLRPLLTYEKAEAIDLARMIGTFDDDAGDLSCRAVPKKPATKADVTKIEAAEEKIGVDDLVAAAMETLRRVRAKNGKIVGEEEGA comes from the coding sequence TTTGGCGAACTTTTCCTGAAGAGCGAGGCGGTCAAGAAAGTCTACATGCGGATGCTCAGGCAGAACATCGACCTGGCCCTTACGGCCGCCGGGGCCGAGCACGATATCGAGGTGCGACGGGACCGTATTCTGGTGCACGGCCCTGACGTCGATGGGATCGCCGGTGTCGTCTCCCGGACCTTCGGGATCGTCGATGTGGCGGTCTGCACCCGGACAGGGACCACCATCCCCGAGATGGGGGCGGCGGCCCTGGAGCGGGCGCGCCGCCACCTGCGGGCAGGCATGAGTTTCGCGGTCAGGGCGAAGAGGGAGGGGGTGGAGGGCTATACGAGCCCGGAGATCGGGGCCGAGGTCGGGAGCGTGATCTATGACGCGATCCCTGGCCTCAGGGTCGACCTCTCCCATCCCGACTACGAGGTCTTTGTCGAGGCGCGGCCGTACGGCGGGCTCGTGTACGACGAACGTATCCCGGCGCCCCGCGGCCTGCCCTTCGGCACGCAGGACCGGGTGCTCACCCTCCTCTCCGCCGGGATCGACTCGCCTGTCGCAAGCTGGCTGATGATGCGCCGGGGCTGCACGGTCACCCACCTCTCCCTTGACGCGGGGCGCTGGCAGGGGGCGGCGGTGCGGGACGCGGTCCTCCGCCACCATGCCGTCCTCTCGACCTGGTGCATGGGCCGCCCCCTCGACCTGGTCGTCGCGGACATGGAGCCTTTCTTCGATGCGATGACGGCGTCGGGGGAGTACCACTACCGCTGCATCCTCTGCAAGCGCTTCATGGCCAGGATGGCCGACGCCGTCGCCCGGAAGGAGAGGGCGCTCGCGGTCGTCACCGGGGACAACCTCGGCCAGGTGGCGTCCCAGACCCTGGCGAACCTCGGGGTGATCGAGGCGGCGGCGACTCTTCCTGTCCTCCGCCCTCTCCTCACCTACGAGAAGGCCGAGGCGATCGATCTCGCCCGGATGATCGGCACCTTTGACGACGATGCCGGCGACCTCTCGTGCCGGGCCGTCCCGAAAAAACCGGCGACGAAGGCCGACGTCACGAAGATCGAAGCGGCGGAGGAGAAGATCGGGGTCGACGACCTGGTGGCCGCGGCGATGGAGACTCTCAGGCGGGTCAGGGCGAAGAACGGGAAGATTGTCGGCGAAGAGGAAGGGGCCTGA